CGCCAACGGTTGATCTGTGCCGAGGGCCCTAACCATACAACAGCGGTAGACGAAGAAACGCACGTGCTGGTGCTCGGATGGATGGATCCGAACGGGAGCAACGCCGTCCGGAATGCCACCGCCCAGTGCCAGCCTCAGGTTAATGGGCCACTGTGGAATTCGGCCACGCTGCCTCGTCCACGGCCTCTGCCTCGACCTCGACCTCTACCGCGTCCCCTGCCCCGCCCGCGTCACCTTCGACCATCTCCAAGGCCCACTAGAtctgcaacaacaaaagaggAGACAAGAAACCACGTTTGAATAACTTCGTTCGATTCGCCTCAACCGTACAGTGGCAGTAGGACCGATCCGGACAGTTGGCTCACCTATATTGCTGGCCGTTTTCTCCAAATATGCTAACGGTCCCTGCAGGTTTGGGCCGGCACCCTGCGGAAATCCAGCACCCGAACCCGATTGTCCCACACCGCGAGGCATACCACCTTGCTGAAAGAGCTGAGCATTTGTTGCTCCCATTGGCATGGATTGCTGCATTTGCTGTTgcatctgttgctgctgtactTGCATTTGTTgcatctgctgctggtgctgattTTGCATCTGGAAATATTAAAGACAAAGCTTTTATTACACTACCAATCTGGCGCCATAATGTGTTGGAAAGACGTACTGTTTTGCTCACCTGCATTGGCAGATTCATGCCACCGCTAGCCATTAGTCCGGCCGGAGCGCCCGGTGCTCCACCCGCAAGGTTGCCACGCATATCCGGAGGCATCGATTGAATCGGTTTGTTGAAGTTCTGTTGATCCGAGAGCAACTGTTTCCAAGACTCGATCTTTTCATAATGCTTACGTATCAGTTCATCTTTGCGGCCTATTTCTTGCTTCAGATCAAAGTTTTCCTCCTTCAGCAGCAGATCCGGCTTGAGTGCGGACAGCAGAAAACGTTTCTGCAGAAAAAACGCTTCCATCTGCCGGGCTAGATCGATGAACTTTAGTGTCGTTTGATCAACCTCCACCTTAATTTCGTCCTTATCGATTCCGGTAGCCGATTCCTCCTTTGTCAGGGCATGTATGCATGACTGCGGGTGAAGAACGAAACGCGTTTagaatgtgtttgtttcaggTGCGTCTTGCAACACATTCCCTACCTGAAACGCTTCCTCAAGTTCATCCACTAAATTACCGCTTACGTTCGACGAGGATGCCATTTCAGCGACCTGACTACCGGGCCGGGtcagaacgaaagaaaaaaacgtaccAAAACTAGCTAAATTATCTATTTATCGATTGTGGGCAGCGCCGAAGAACGGCCACAGGAAAACAACGGGGAAAACGTCCAcggattgtttgtgtttcgtgaCGTTTATCGTAGTCGAGGTTTCGCTGTACTGGAAGGTTATTAAAACACAGATGTGACGAACAAAGTGGAGTATTGGAAACTTCGTTGGTGTGTTGGGGCAtttaaatagataaaaaacGTTTTTCTATTTCGAAATACTTCTTATCGTACTGtacaaatttattgttttacaaatttattattaaagtCACGCTACTAGACTTTTCAACGAATTTACAACGTAAATTTTTCTGTTGAATCCACGTAGCTGACGTTTCTGAAGGGAATTATCGTATAAACAAAGTTTGACAAGCttgacataaaacaaaacaagcgcgTCGAGTTTTCGTTTTCCCAAGAAAACTTTTTGATAGAACTATTTTAATTCCTGCTTAAAACTAGTACTATGTCGGACGGTAAATTACTTTACTTGCTTCATACCTTGTTCCTTGAGTAGAGAATTATGaacgttttgcttttgttcgcTTTCCAGAGGAGGTCATCAAACGCCGGCTACAAATCGATGGCGACGGAACCGGCGACGATAGACGCTTGAACGATTTGTTGAAAACGTTCATTAAATGGTGCAACTCAAACGATGCTTCGGATAACAGGTAATGTAAGCCTCACATCGATACACCTCAACCGACTATACTGAACCAATTGCTGGATTGTACTGTTACAGCCAACCGATCTACGATCGCTTACTAGCTCAACTTGCACAGTGCGAGTTTGATATGAAAAAGTCCGACTTTTACGCGGACGTTATGCAGCAAGAGCTGAAAAACTATGCCACCATCTCGGACACGATAGAGTCGGGAATTGAAACGGCAAAGGCACAGATCgtgcaaagcaaacagaaccTGGTGCTGGCGAAGAAGATTCGCAAGAATCGGATGGAGTACGATATGCTGGCGAAAACGATAAACCAGCAGCCGGATCGCAAAAATACTGTCCAGGAGCTGGAATCATTGAAACAGAATCTGGACCAGCTGAAGGAGAGTAGGGCCGATCTGCAACGGAAGCTGGAAACGAAGAAGAAGGATTTTAGTGTGCTGATGCGATCGATCGCGGAGCTGCAGAACAAGCTGGATCCGATGATGGCGGTAACTGGTGCGAGTGCATGTGATGAGGAAGCGATGGACATAGCTCCAGCACTGGTAGCCGACGAGAAGATGTCATGTGACGATCCGCTGGCGCTCGAGGAGGATGACGATGCTGCCAGTTCAGATAATGATGAAGTAATACTTTCCTCACCGGAGAAACTTACCTAATCGGAAACTCTGCCGTATTTTCAGGTAAAGAATGTGTGTTCATATTGTAAGTAAAACAACATGTTTACACTTTTGTAAGTAATATATAGAATTAAGATACACGAAAAATATACAGTTTTAGTTGTATTTTTTGACTTTATATAACATTATGATAAATAGCTTTATAtaattatgataaaaaaaacattaacattaagctaaaaacagagaaaaagaGTTCCATAAGTTTACAATCCGATTCTCTGTTCCTGCAAGTTGGGTTGTGCTTTCGAAACGAGCAAACAGTAGTTAAAAAGGATTATTACATTTGAAGATATCTCTTCAGAAAACCAGTTCTCGGGTTCGGCGGATATGTGTATTCGAGAAGGTGGTAGCATAAGCAACTCCAACCATATATAGAGCCGTTGGTGATTGTTAACGTGTTCGCATCGCAATGAGCCGTACCGTGTCCACCACTCGTGGAACTTTGTAGCAAGTTGTTGAATGAAGTGGCCAATGCGTCGGTTGGGCCAGGTTATATCTAGCGCTTTGACGTATCCGAATCCGACTGCTTGATTGTTTGTGGTTCAGAGCGATGCGCGCTGTAATGCGATTTAATGCCAACTCTCCGTTTGTCGGTGTGTGCCCGGTGCCCGAAGAACTTTTCAACAAGTTTGTTGAGCACTTTCTATGGCAAAGTGATTTCGGACGGGGTTCTTGGTTGGCTTAGGGTGGTGTACTGCCGGCACCACAAGATGGAGTAGTTTTTCAGCGTAAAAACAGCTCGATGACTGCAGAAGCGAAATCGATTGGCTACGGGGCGTCGTCGGGATCGTTCTTTGAACGTCCCACTTGGCGCTATGATGCTGTCGGGTAGCGGGTCTTTCTTCCGTATTAATATGCGACAAGGTGGTTGTAGCGCAGGCAATGGTGTTGCCGTCGGGTAAGTGGGTACTTCAATCGGCTGAGGAGAATCTGTTGCGTTGGGCAGTCGTGCTGGTGCCTGGTTTCGTGGAAAATGGTAGCAGGCAGCACTGTATGATGCTCAAGTGCGCTGCAAGTTCCTGGAAGTCGTGGTATAAAGTTTACATTCCACATCTAAAAAGTAATTGGTCATCGATAGTATAGGAGTCGTACTTTAAGTTggtgaaattaatttgttgtaaAGCGCTATTATTACATAATTATTCACTATTATTTCAACAGTGAGAGCTCCAATTCAATGTATTGCGAATATTGTAAAGTGTGCTTAGAGCAAACATACGACACAAtctaataaaagaaaatgtatccTCTTTTGAACAACTTAAGTAATTGGATGAAATAAACTAATAATTAAATTCTCATTATTGGTGCATCGGTATGTTTTATACCGATTTTGATAAAATTCCCTCCCCGTTACTCATCCCCAGTACATATGGTTCTTGTCGCCGTGACAAAAAGATGCCTTTTGGGATACACTGAACTACACCCGCTGACATGCCCGACATCTTTTGACCTATCCACTTACTTACCCATCCACCCATTGCGTACGGTGTCAAATTGGTATAGGAAATGACgtgacaaaaccaaacaagcgGTTCTCACTGTCGCGTACCACCTTTCCATCGGACTGACCCGATCATCACTTAGGTGCCCCCGGTTCTCGCGCCTGAGGTTTAACGAACAAACTGGGAAGTTCATCGGCGCTCGATCTTCGAAATGCTTCGGCCACAGTCTTTACCCACCCGCACGGCCGATGCAGCACAGTTACAGTTGGCTCTTGACTCGAAGGAAAACACTTTGAAATTCGATACAAAAGTGAGAAACGGTCCTCAACGTCTGTTTCTACCGATCCGGCTGTAACGGCTCACCGAGTGCCTGACGATGCTGAGATTGTGAAGAGCGAAGGCTATAAATAAGTGTCCCAACTGTGCGCGGCGGCAAGGGTTATGACATATTTTAGAATGATTGGTCGCTTGATTTGGCGGATGTCGAACCACCCCTCCCAGGCATGGAATGTTGGACGGCATGCGGGGGGAACGATGGCGCCTGTGAAAGGGTGCGGGGTTGAAGACGAAGGATATAAAGGATGACAATTTTCTGCGCTGTCTCGTTTACAGTTCGGGGTCATTGAGATACCTAAGGCGCAGTGGAGTTCTAAATAGGGAAATTAGTGTGTTTCAAATTTGGGTCCATGATAGTAGCGTTAGTGTGAAAGAAAATATCATTACGGGTTTGTTATTGATGCAACAACATTATACAACAATTACCAAAAGAATAACAATAAATCGTGTGTTTAAAACCCAAAGATAAGTAACACACATAATACCTATGGTTTAgacatatttaaattaaagcgCCATTATCTATAAGCACATTAAGAGTATTTGCAAGCAAATACTCcagtttaattcaatttctcTAAAAAAATAGTACGAAGAAAGCAATATTACAGCCTGATATAATAAGCTCATCCGTACCACTACAAAGCGCACTGTTTATAACTTTCCCAATTAATACATGCAAACGACACCAACACTTGTGGCACGAAAACATCTAACAGAAACAGGTGTAAAGGGTGGAAAATTCTCACACCCACTACCTACGGATGCTTGGATGTGACTTGCTCGGGAGTAGAAAGAAGACATTGTGCTTAATGAGGGACAgatggaaaatgaatttcTCGCACAAATAGAGAAATGGAACATAAAGTTTAAGGAAATTCCATCGAATGAGATATTAGAATATCAGTTTAAAATTAAGAGCAATAACTTTCATCTTGAATGTCGAGAGCTTAGCAAAACGAAATGCTACACTTCCGGAATTTTGAATGATATTCTAAATTATTTGAGATATTTTATaccaaccccaaaaaaaggctttttcctctttttgcTGAAGCTTTGACCTTTTTTATTGACCCAACTCCATCACAATCCTTCAAATAGGAACGTAGTATATCACGGGCTATATACTACGCTGTGGATCACTTTCCAAGTACCTACCCTGGTATCGCTGTCCCTATTTCGTTTTTCCCTCCTTCTGGACCAACTTGTTGTTCCCTTCATTATTCTCGCTGTTCTGACTCCTCAAAGGGCATGGAAGATGGAAAGCTTTGGCCTATGTATCCGCTTCATCGATCTGCTCACTTGCACATGATCCATCGACGGTTGTGACGACCCCTTCGTTCGCATTCTGCCACACGAAGTATATGTTAAAGAGTCTAGCTAACATGAgacgttttttgtgtgtagaccaaataaaaaaaaaacgcagcacCCATCAGGCAACATGATGCACGGTGGTAGTGGTTCAAGGGAGTCACCCCGTGCtacaactactactaccaGTCTTCGGTACGATTGTAGGACGGGTTAACACAACCGAACGAACGACCGAGCTACCTAATGCTGCATATACGAAGGGCCCGAGGGTTTTTGTATGAGTTGATGAACAGGAATTCAGCAAGGACTCGTTGGGCGGTGTAGCGTTTGCGACTTGTGCCACTGTTTGCGAGACTGCCGTCGCTTGTCCCTTTGCTCGGCAGGAGCATACacattgtttcttttctcgctTGGATTCTGGCTTTAGTTAATGTGCAATTGGAGGTGTATGGTAGACGACGCACATGTACGTTCCGATCGGAAAGGCATTGCGTTTTAATGGTGCTAGCTAAATGATGATGCTACTTTGCAAAAGATCATGTAATCCAGAGTTCTTCTCCGTACCCAAAATGTTCTAAAGTTGGTAGTAAGTTCTGGGAAAACCAAATATTTACAGCCAATGCTCAAGTTGCCTGAGAAATtgtaagaaattaaattaaaaggtTAAATAATTTCCCTGCCATAAATGCTCTAAATTGTGCTTCGTATTTtatagcgcaaaaaaaaaataaataaataaaccacacCCTTGCTGTGGAGGGGTGGAATGCAGTACGTATCGTATTTCCTAGTTTCTCCGGGAGGTGTATTATGACCACAATTGTCCTTTCTCGGCTGTTGTCCGTCCGTCCCATCCGTCACTTCCGCGTTTATGCTGCTGTGCTGGCTAATTTCAACCAGGTTCCAACTATCCCCGCCGGACGACGATGTGTGTCCTTTTGGTTCGTTGGCTCGTTGGCTCGTTGATATTGATCCGAACTGGGCACGCTTCAAGGGGATGGCAGTGCGAAAGGGGGCTCAAAAAAACACGCCAGGACACACTGTCAATGGCAACTATCGGTTCGTGCTGTAAGCGATCCCTTCACCGTTCCGATCCCGATACGAATgcagtcgtttttttttttcgcttgtttgGCACACTTTGTTACACATACGGTACATAAGAGCACAAACACAGCTAAacgattttccaccgttttctTTTACTACACTGAACGCCACGCCCACACGCTGGCATTCCACGTGGAATGAATTTCACGTGCAGGGAAACTTCAACGCGAGTGGTTGCGAAATGTTTCAACGCGGCGTGAAACGTTTCAAGCGAAACATTTCCCACCGCTCCGTTTGGTGATTGGCTTATTCTGTAAGCTAATCAGCGCTCGGCAGCACCATTTTTCCCGTTTTCGCTTTGCTTTGTGCGAAGCTTCGGGGGGTGTGTGAAGGAGGGCGAAATGTTCCACCCGGCGCAAGGGGTGGGTACGCGCATAAACCAGACAGGGGGGTTTGAGCGCCCCCTGCGTTTATGTACATGGAAATCAAATAAGATATCAGTAGCTTTACAAGGTTCGGTCGGGTAGATTGATAGCGCGCCGTGGAGCACACCGGTGAATCCGAGAACCGGGGCCAAAACGCACGCAGATTGAGTGTGTCAAAATAAATACACCCTATTAGAGCGCAGCTCCCATCGAAACCAACAATGGAAGAATAGAGTGAACGATGCGAGATGTGTATCGCTGTTTCGCGCGTCGCCACGCTTCCAACCAACAGCATCCTGCATCGCACGTACACTCTCGCACCATCGTAGCGCTCGTCGACGTCGTCGTCGAATCATCTCACGCCGAGTGAGCCCGTTTCGGGGTGGTGTAGTTTCATTCTCATTCGCTCACTGCACGGAAGGTGATTGCGTTGCACGTTTACTGTTCAGTGTTTTGTGCGGCGTGCGTGGCCCGTGGTCGTTCGTTTCGGGAAAGTAGTGAAGCGAGCTGTAATATCCATTCGCACGTGCTGaaacgatttttgttgttgttgtggcgtacggtgttttgtttgtttctcatcGCGTGAGTTGTGCACACGATCGTTGTCCACCGTTGTGGACAGAGTGATAGAAAATAGTTGCGGCTGTTGGTTGGATTAAACGAAAATTGCTTCAGTTACACGCAGGACTTTGCTCATCCTTTTGGGTCGTAACGGACGCTAAGGCTGCTAACGTTATCAGTTACCTCGCGTTACGTTTGTGTGTAGTGTTACCGACGGTATTGCAAACCCAATTGTCTATTTGGCAGCATAAAACTAATGTTGCCAAGTGACAAGCACAGCTATCAGTGAATCTGTGTGAAGCTTGTCGCATCCGTACCACCAGGGCATGACGATTGAAACGCGGAACGGAAAGAAACATGCCCTGGTCGTTTGTTGTAAATGAAATCTTCGGCAAACAAACAGTCggtgtttgtaaacaaaacaaaacctcaaaTGCAACAGCGAGTGTCTTACCGCGCGGTGCGGGCACCAAGTGAAGGCAAGTGTTACAAGTGTGCGTGTAAAGTGTTTAGTGATTAGCCGTGCCGTTTGTGATCGCGTATGATCGCGCAACGTTTAGAATTGTAAATGTCATCACGCAGTCATGGGTTGGATGTAAGCTTCTCAACCGATTCCACCCATAAGAGCTAGTGTAACGTTTCGTGTGTTGTGTGAGAAAACGTGAACGAAGGTTCGCCATACTGTTCGATGCGATGTCGGCTGTTTAGATATCATCCGAAAGCACACAGGACAAAACGGCGCTGCAGAAGCGCATCGAAACCACGGGAACCGTTGGGTGAGGGAGAACCGGGTGAGGAGTGTGTTTAGCCTCGGCCCGGGAATTAGAGGCAACCCAGCAGCAAGCCCCACAAGCACCGGCGGTCGCGGAATAACGCGCCAAAATTGcgccaaacacaaacaatctGGCGGTGGTCAGACAACCATCCATGGCCGTCGGGCCACCGACGGGAGGATCTGGCAATCCTCCGCATCCGGCACCACCGGTACAACCGCATCCCATCCTCGCGCCCAGCCCGCTGTTTGCCTTACCGACGCTTAACTTTACCGCGTCGCAAGTTGCGACCGTTTGCGAAACGCTGGAAGAATCCGGTGACATTGAGCGGCTGGCCCGGTTCCTATGGAGCCTGCCGGTCGCCCATCCGAACGTGACCGAGCTCGATCGGTCCGAGGCGGTGCTGCGAGCACGGGCGATCGTGGCGTACCACACGGGACATTTTCGGTAGGTAGAAAGAGGGGAAAATTGGCTGAAATTTTGAGTAAGAGAAAGGACATGCATAATGCTTAGTTTTTCGGAGTTTAGACAAGTCTTTTGAGGTCGTAAAAGCGAACATGTTCGTAATtaatttgtgataaaaattaaaagccATAAAAGGGAGTTGTGGAATTTACTGatatagttttgaaaattgttttgcaaaagtttGCAGCTTTGTTTTAGAAACGCTCCTTAAACAAGTTGGTATAACAGTAAGCAAACTAAACACCACCGGGGGGCTCTACGTACGCAACTGTATAAGATTatagttatttttataatataaatatttgtgaattaaagtaaatttaatagttttaaaagttttagcTTATTTATACTAGATCATGCGTTCCAGTTATTTCCACTGGTGAGGCTTCTTCCGATtcagtttattaaaatttcgtGGTTACCACTAAAAAGATCATGCGTCTTAAGGGTTTTTCATGCATGGCTACTTTTTAAACAATGTCATAGACCTCTAAtgcattttaatgttttttttagtgcATACTATATAATAGATGTACTACGGATACTACGGTAGAATTGTTTGtactttaaaaaatgatgaaaatgaagcgtaTTAGTCAAAATGACTGGTCCGGAGAATGTTGTGTTAAATGCATAATTTTAATGTATCCAATCTACACTGTGAACCTTCAATTAACATTAAAGCATATTTCAGACATGCGAAATTGTTCACTTAGTACAACTATTGTCCTATAGTAATGTCCCCGAGATACACTATTGTATCGGATcagaatttttgcaaatgtcGAATCCGGATTCTATATCAATTATACTTACAGTTACATTATAATACAATACAAtcatttcccgagttacgaGACACTCCAGTTACGCGTATTCGAGATACCCGAAACTCAAAATGTGGacagttcgtgtaattttgtatgtggaattaatttttttacttatcaaattttaaattttcccaaaatgcgttacattttaatattataaacaTTAACCTAAGTAAACTATTACTCTGTTTgtcgaaataaatgtaaaaatatcaattattaatgtgcttcgtaacgtgaaaagagGAAATCGATCCGTGAATTATATTAAAAAGataattcgagttacgcgaatttctctggcacgcattattcgcgtaactcgggaaaagactgtatatAGTATACAGTATACCGTTTATATGTAACAGAACATCTTTCCCAgtaaatgttaaacaaatcaCTAACAAAACTGTCTCATACCATAATAGGAAGCATTTTCAATATATTTGTGATATTGTGCCTTGATATTACAGAGGTGTCAAATCACCAAAATCTGCGAGAATCATGCAGTAAGTGGACGGAAGGTACCTTTTTcataaattacaaaatatttggAAATTCTAATGATAAAATTGGAGAAattatcgctttttttttagaagtgcagctttcaatttcaaagagtttgtttatgataaaatttatataataaataagCTACTAAATTACTCTTTCATTTAACTGTTAAGCTCTATTGATTGGTTCAGTTTCGGTAGTTCTAATAAGTTTTTGTAATCAAAGAAAGATATCgtagtttaaaaataacatttacaTAAATGTGACAAAAATCTCACAATagttaaaagataaaaaggaagaaagttgAAGGATAAAAAGAAGTTGATATGAGTTGGAAGTTGGTGAGTTGAGtaggataaaaaaatcaagaacGAAGCAGCTAAAATtctttaacaaacaaatagatGCAATGaggtgttgattttttcttcgtctATTGACTGAGACACACGCACTGACCACatcaaaaataaactttaactgttgtaaaataaaaagaaaaacccgaCCTTACCCCAGATTCAATTTTCGCCCAAAACTCCATAATGATTATACAAAACCTTATGCGTGGTTGCATGCAAACGCCTGCCAGGCATTCAGAAATCCTCACACATTAAATACTTTACACCACAAACGCTTCAACCCTAGCGCAAAAGCGCTGGAggcaaattaaatcatttcaccCACGCCTGGCAAACGTGTTTCGGCCAGTTCATCAATGTTCGATATCGAGGTATCATATTCGAAACGTGGCtaaaacgaaattaaatcCCCTCTGATAAACATGCAGACTCCGTTGGTTTCGGGGTTCCACCAGCAAAATGTGTTGCTATCCCCCGGCGATCCGGAGGACAACGCACGAGGGACGGATAATTTGCAACGGAAAAACTAAGGAAAATGGTTGAGTTGGGTGCACAGAAGTGAGGGGCAGCACAGAAAACCCCTTACCCCTGTGGTCTCGATAATCGATCAATTTCGTGCACCAATCATTtcgtttcgatcgatcgatcgtataGATCGGTTAGAATAGTGCTCGCCGGAATGTTGCCGGGAGGTGGCaggaagggagagagagagcctTAAGACGAGGGAGGGTGTGGTGGTACAGGCGAGCAGCCCGAATCGAAGGATGAAATTTGTAATAATGATCTCCAAATCGGAAGATTACCATTTCCTTCCCCGTTCGCTACCGAACCGTACCGGGGGGTTGACTTTTCGCCGATTTGTTTGGGTGCAGAACCTGGCCAGAAGGCCGTACGATTGGGCAGCTCGAGTTCATACAGACTCCACCGTACAGACGGTCACGGTTGCGATTTGACGAGCGAAAGGTGGCTCGAAGCTGCTCAATTttcgataaataatttaattagccAGTTACCCCCGGCGTAGCTCAAATGCGTGTGGTACGCGATTGTgcagatttttgtttgttttgtgatttctTTTCTCGGTGGATGAAGCACGGTAACGGGTAGATTTTCCTCACCAGGGCGAGgcatagcttttttttttactcaagcAAAGTAGtatagaggaaaaaaaatgaaaacgatacaCATCAACAAACTATAACGAATGATTTGGAAGTCTTGTAATCGCTGAGGATAATTGTAATTTATAGCTACTTATAAGCACACACGCTTTAGAGCTTTGTGTTGGGTGTGCTACAATCGCAATTGAACGCGAACAATTCGTGCATTgaatggggagaaaaaaaacaatcgaaacaacaGTTTAGGCAATGAGAATAGACTTTTCTAAACATTAAGCGAATCTTTAaccatttttcactattttgcgCTTACAGTGAACTGTACACGATACTGGAACGACACAAGTTTACGAAAACATCCCATGGCAAACTGCAGGCAATGTGGCTGGAGGCGCACTATCACGAGGCGGAAAAGCTGCGTGGACGACCGTTGGGTAAGCATGATCGTGTGTATTCCTGTTAAAAGTGCACCAATATACGTGTGTCCGTGGGTCGAAAGTCGAGCTGTGCAATTACGGTTTGTTTATCCGGCACAAGGTTACGGTTTTGAGAgttataaacatatttttctaacTATTTTAACGATTCTTCGGACTGCAAAAGAGTAGCGAGACAATAGAATGCAAGTATTGGAAGTAGTGATGTAAACGAGATTAGTAACCGACTCGTGGTTTACTGCTTTGACAGTAACTGTCAATTTGATGCTCAATATTTATTCTTATCGTAATTTTCGTGgttttgttaataaaaaaaaatggttttagaGCTTTAAAGCTTTTCATTCAGTTATAAATGACCAAATCCATTGGTTGGATTTCTTTCAACTAAAGTGTGAATATGTAACTCTCAGCAGGAAATAGACGAATGCAAGATACATGTCCGAAGGATAATTGCTTaaaaagaaggataaaaaatTCTGTCCCAATGAACCATTTGCATAGTGTAGTACGAGGTGTACCAGAGCTCTTATTCATGGaaggctttttgtttttttgttgtgcacaGTTGACATCCGATACCGACACACGTCTTGAGCCTTGGTagaaaaagtaataatttgTCCTTTCGCTTCTCTTTCCCGGTCGGTGTTGCTTGTCCATTAACCTCGACGGTAATCGATG
This region of Anopheles marshallii chromosome 2, idAnoMarsDA_429_01, whole genome shotgun sequence genomic DNA includes:
- the LOC128707791 gene encoding mediator of RNA polymerase II transcription subunit 28; its protein translation is MASSSNVSGNLVDELEEAFQSCIHALTKEESATGIDKDEIKVEVDQTTLKFIDLARQMEAFFLQKRFLLSALKPDLLLKEENFDLKQEIGRKDELIRKHYEKIESWKQLLSDQQNFNKPIQSMPPDMRGNLAGGAPGAPAGLMASGGMNLPMQVSKTMQNQHQQQMQQMQVQQQQMQQQMQQSMPMGATNAQLFQQGGMPRGVGQSGSGAGFPQGAGPNLQGPLAYLEKTASNIDLVGLGDGRR
- the LOC128707034 gene encoding THO complex subunit 7 homolog → MSDEEVIKRRLQIDGDGTGDDRRLNDLLKTFIKWCNSNDASDNSQPIYDRLLAQLAQCEFDMKKSDFYADVMQQELKNYATISDTIESGIETAKAQIVQSKQNLVLAKKIRKNRMEYDMLAKTINQQPDRKNTVQELESLKQNLDQLKESRADLQRKLETKKKDFSVLMRSIAELQNKLDPMMAVTGASACDEEAMDIAPALVADEKMSCDDPLALEEDDDAASSDNDEVILSSPEKLT